One segment of Mycolicibacterium sp. YH-1 DNA contains the following:
- a CDS encoding D-alanine--D-alanine ligase family protein — MTARTRVAVVYGGRSSEHAISCVSAGSILRNLDPERFEVVAVGITPEGAWVLTDGRPETLAITDGQLPQVSASSGAELALTADPARRGQLLSVGEGAGEMLAAVDVVFPVLHGPYGEDGTIQGLLELAGVPYVGAGVLASAAGMDKEFTKKLLAAEGLPIGDQVVLRSGDQTVQLEDRERLGLPVFVKPARGGSSIGVSRVTAWDQLPSAIQLARRHDPKVIVEAAIPGRELECGVLELPDGSVEASTVGEIRVAGVRGREDAFYDFETKYLDDAAELDVPAKVDDDIADEIRQLAIRAFRAIDCQGLARVDFFLTDDGPVINEINTMPGFTTISMYPRMWAASGVDYPTLLATMVDTAMVRGTGLR; from the coding sequence GTGACTGCCCGCACCCGCGTCGCCGTCGTCTACGGCGGACGCAGCTCAGAGCACGCGATCTCCTGCGTTTCCGCAGGCAGCATCCTGCGCAACCTCGATCCAGAGAGGTTCGAGGTGGTCGCCGTCGGCATAACGCCGGAGGGGGCCTGGGTGCTCACCGACGGTCGGCCCGAGACCCTCGCGATCACAGACGGCCAACTTCCGCAGGTGAGCGCGAGCTCAGGCGCCGAATTGGCTCTGACCGCCGATCCGGCCCGACGCGGACAGCTGCTGTCCGTGGGTGAGGGCGCGGGGGAGATGCTCGCCGCCGTCGACGTGGTGTTCCCGGTTCTGCACGGCCCCTACGGGGAGGACGGCACCATTCAGGGCCTGCTCGAACTCGCCGGAGTGCCCTATGTCGGGGCCGGAGTGCTGGCCAGTGCCGCGGGAATGGACAAGGAGTTCACCAAGAAGCTCCTGGCCGCCGAGGGCCTTCCGATCGGCGATCAGGTGGTGCTGCGGTCCGGTGACCAAACGGTGCAACTCGAGGACCGTGAACGCCTCGGCCTGCCCGTGTTCGTCAAGCCCGCACGTGGCGGCTCGTCGATCGGCGTCAGCCGCGTGACGGCGTGGGACCAGCTTCCCTCGGCCATCCAACTCGCCCGCAGACACGACCCGAAGGTCATTGTCGAGGCGGCCATCCCGGGACGCGAACTCGAGTGCGGTGTACTCGAATTGCCTGATGGCTCAGTCGAAGCCAGTACCGTCGGCGAGATCCGGGTGGCTGGGGTGCGGGGCCGGGAGGACGCGTTCTACGACTTCGAGACCAAGTACCTCGACGACGCCGCGGAACTCGACGTGCCCGCCAAGGTTGACGACGACATCGCCGACGAGATCCGGCAATTGGCGATCCGGGCGTTCCGCGCCATCGACTGCCAGGGGCTGGCCCGCGTCGACTTCTTCCTCACCGACGACGGACCGGTGATCAACGAGATCAACACGATGCCCGGGTTCACCACAATCTCGATGTACCCCCGGATGTGGGCCGCGAGCGGAGTCGACTACCCGACGCTGCTGGCCACCATGGTCGACACCGCGATGGTCCGCGGCACAGGCTTGCGCTAA